A single region of the Cucumis melo cultivar AY chromosome 3, USDA_Cmelo_AY_1.0, whole genome shotgun sequence genome encodes:
- the LOC103488682 gene encoding NDR1/HIN1-like protein 6, translated as MADLPMKPPLQKPPGYKDHHTAATSSSSASTVTHLPPPPRSKPRLPSSYKPKKRKRNCCRTCCCIFCFLILFLIVVAALALALFYLIYDPKLPVFHLLAFRISTFKVSATPDGSFLDAQVSIRVEFKNPNDKLSIKYGKIEYDVMVGQATEFGRRELAGFTQDRRSTTTVKAEAAVKNKMLAVEDGARLLSKFQSKALEVKVEAETAVGVVIQGWGLGPITVKLDCETKLKNIEGGDMPICNINLLRWINIRG; from the exons ATGGCGGATTTGCCAATGAAACCGCCCCTCCAAAAGCCCCCTGGCTACAAGGATCACCACACCGCCGCCACCTCCTCCTCCTCCGCCTCCACCGTCACCCACCTTCCTCCGCCTCCCCGTAGCAAACCTCGTCTCCCTTCCTCCTACAAACCCAAGAAACGCAAACGCAATTGCTGCAGAACTTGCTGCTGCATTTTCTGTTTCCTCATCCTCTTCCTCATTGTTGTTGCCGCCCTCGCCCTCGCTCTCTTCTACCTAATCTACGACCCAAAACTCCCTGTCTTCCACCTCCTCGCTTTCCGGATCTCGACGTTCAAAGTCTCCGCCACACCGGACGGGTCGTTCCTCGACGCGCAAGTGTCGATTCGAGTGGAATTCAAGAATCCAAATGACAAGCTTTCGATAAAGTATGGTAAGATTGAGTATGATGTTATGGTGGGGCAGGCGACGGAGTTTGGGAGGAGAGAGTTGGCTGGATTTACGCAGGACAGGAGGAGTACAACGACGGTGAAGGCGGAGGCGGCGGTGAAGAATAAGATGCTGGCGGTTGAGGATGGGGCAAGGCTGTTGTCGAAGTTTCAGAGTAAGGCGCTGGAGGTGAAAGTGGAGGCGGAGACGGCGGTGGGTGTAGTGATTCAAGGATGGGGATTGGGTCCGATCACCGTTAAGTTGGATTGTGAGACTAAATTGAAGAATATTGAGGGTGGTGATATGCCTATTTGCAACATCAATTTGCTCAGAtg GATAAATATACGTGGATGA